Genomic DNA from Panulirus ornatus isolate Po-2019 chromosome 9, ASM3632096v1, whole genome shotgun sequence:
TCCTGGCTCTCTATTCTCAATCCTTGCTCTCTATACTCACTCCTGGCTCTCTATACTCACTCCTGGCTCTCTATACTCACTCCTGGCTCTCTATACTCACTCCTGGCTCTCTATACTCACTCCTAGCTCTCTATACCCACTCCTGGCTCTCTATACTCACTCCTGGCTCTCCATACTCACTCTTGGCTCTCTAGACTCACCCCTAGCTCTCTATACTCACTCCTGGCTCTCTATACTCACTCTTGGCTCTCTATACTCACCCCTAGCTCTCTAAACTCACTCCTGGCTCTCTATACTCACTCCTGGCTCTCTATACTCACTCCTTGCTCTCTGTACTCACCTCTGGCTCTCTATACTCACTCCTGGCTCTCTATACTCACCCCTAGCTCTCTATACTCACTCCTAGCTCTCTATACTCTCTCCTGGCTCTCTATACTCACTCCTGGCTCTCTGTACTCACTCCTGGTTCTCTATAGTCACTCGAAATCAAAACCATCATAAAGGTTTTAAACTCTTCGTTGCTTTTCCCATTATGTTCCATTCTAATACCCCATCCATCACTAGCCGTCTGACCTGAATGAGGAACATGATGTACACAAGATCTGTTAAGACCTTCGACCTGACGTTGTCTTCCACCGGCAGGGCAGGTGATGAGGGTGGCGACGCGCGGGCTGACGCAGGACGAGACAAAGGTGCAGCAGGGCGCTGTCATGCACCCGGAGCAGGACCCCGCCCACATGACCGTCGAGGCTGCAGGGGTACCAGAGGCGCCCTACCAGGTACTGTACCGGGCTACCAGAGGCACCCTACCAGGGCTGTACCGGGTTACTCTAGGCACCCTACCAGGCACTGTACCGGGTTACCCAGGCACCCTACCAGGTACTGACTGTACCGGGCTACCAGAGGCGCCCTACCAGGTACTGTACCGGGCTATCTCAGGCACCCTACCAGGTGCTGTACCGGGCTACCCCAGGCACTCTACCAGGTACTGTACCGGGCTATCCTAGGCACCCTACCAGGTGCTGTACCGGGTTACCCTAGGCACCCTACCAGGTACTGCACCGGGCTACCAAAGGCGTCCTACCAGGTACTGTACCGGGCTACCCCAGACACTCTTACCAGGTACTGTACCGTTAACACCCTCAGCATGTGAGACACTACCGGGCTACCGAGGCGCGCTACTGGGTCCCAGACCCGGTAGGTAGATCGGCCTAGCTTGCCTCAGCTGTAGTGGAGGGTTCTGATGAAGCCTTTCAGCCCGGTGACAAGTccagggtgaggggaagggcgCCGGGGGTCGAGCAGGGGAGATAACACTCTCTTATCCCTCACTTCTTCTTCCCCCATGGAATATGGAGCTGACCGACAATGAATTCAAACACCACAGTATCACACCACCGTGATAAAGTCAGTCAAGTGTTCCTATAGACTTGACTATACTCCCTTCTAGGTTGAGTTAGAGTCACTTAAATTGTGACTCTGCTGACGGCGGGACCTCCCTGGGGGCTCAGGTAGCGGAGTAATGGCCACTCCCACGAACCCTGCAAGTTTAAGGCATACTTCTCTGACTACATTTTACTGTGTGACTCTGCCGCCAATATGAGGGgaggctcaggtggtagtgtattggcctcTTCCAATacccccagctaactcaaggattatCCCGTTCCCTTACCCTTGGAACAGCCcattaggtagtaggttgttgacagcagccTGGGGCCCAGGGTGGTaataccctcctgacggaggagcgttaaagtggtgaccacaacaccatcttacactccccatgtcaggattgctggtcttttGCTGTCTTATAAAACGGGACTAAACCGCGCTAGGCTTGcatctccttacaagcaccatacacctacttaaACCTcgctcattttcttcatataagtTCTCTTATCATCTCCTGTGTGCACAATCGTTTTTAAATGCAATCATGATAGTGTCCAACAAATCTACAGCCCCtaagtccccggcatcatggggtgcttaAGAATCGCCGGGTTttcgcctgactctactgccaatgtgagggagggctctggcagtggTAGTGCCGGCCTCTCCCACGACCTATCCCCTCTTTAACAATTCTGCCTCATTTTCTATTCACTCTACCAACATTCGTAGTCTCTATAGTAACCTCTCCTTTGTTGAAGACCATCTGTCTCGTACCTCTCctaatcttacttctctctgagacacagttgtgtTATGATGTTCTCACAAGCCCTTtttctcatatccaactataactTCCACACACGATcccggttcagaggtggtgtttgtgcctattccaccatcaacacacttgtggcacgcctcgaggaccttgagtccctaaactttgatgttatgtggctcaaggtctgtctcccaattaCCACACTTTTGCtatgtttcgcctattgctctcataacaagttttatatttttttttttttcgactatctcaactcctgccatgagactgtggcatcctctcacccgcaagctaAAAGCCTCAACCTCGGGGATATcagcgttcaccatagggaatggttgaatcccttccatacggatggtggagggattgaagccctcacgttctctatTCTCAATGAGTTAGAACAAATTATAGAACAAATCACTTCCCATCCTAACCATATTCCTCACCGGTGTGACCACtcccctaatattctggatttgtttttcacttctGGTCTTGCGTGCTGTTACTGCACAATCtctcccccagttggttcatctgatcacactctcataaatgtagcTATTCgaactgcacctcctcctccagcggccCCTTCTAAGCTGGCACCTTAAGAAAACTTCCGATTTTTCTTGGGTATATTAACACCTCATATGGGATGAtgtttctgtctccgccaaatggCACAGTAGAGGTGATTGTTGttgaaatggaagcatttatcccctctccctctaAGACGACCTTTTCTTctagtccatggttcaaccgttcctgttctgaggccattcagacaagggatcaagcAAATCGGGCTAggaaaaactctccctcctccagctcccattcagcttttatcaccgcctgtaatcgctgcaagcacgttatccgtgagggaAAGCGCTTATTCATTCAgtggaagtgcgataacctctcctcttcatccactaaCAGGTCTTTCTGGGCCTTTAGCTAGAGGCATCTCTAAGAACTTCaatcgctctacctttccttcaccatAGCTGTGTCTCCCGAAGACATAGCATCTCTCTTTGGTTCCCTTTATTCCACTAACTCTACCttgaatgactctaacattccttcaccccctgatgctcctcttactaatcccatGCTTCTTCCTGTAATTTATTTTCAGACTGTCCGAAAacgtggaggaaatgaagtattttagatacctggggttGGACATGGCAGTACGTGGAACCATGGtagagtgggtgaggaggcgaagattctgggagcagtgaGAAATGGGTATATGTGAAGATATGGTGGTCCCAACTATcttgtatggatgcgagacatgggctattgatgaggatgtgcacagaagggtggatctattggaagtgaaatgcatgaggataatatgtggtgtgaggtggtttgactgagtaagtaataaaaagaagagagatgtgtgataataagaagaatgtggtttagaaagcagaagagggtgtgcagaattggtttggacatatggagagaatgagtgaggaaaggttgactaagaggatacatTTATAAGAactggagtgaacaaggagaagcggaagaccgaACTGTAGATGGAGGATGGAATGAATAGGTTTGCAGTACctgggacttgaacatgcaagagggtgaaaggcatgcgcgggacagagtgaagtggagcgatgtgttacacaggggttgacttgctgtcggtggactgaaccaaggaatatgaagtGGCCGGacgaaaccacagaaaggtctgtggggactggttgtggatagagaactgtggtttcggtgcattacacatgacattcagagaatgaaagtgagtgaataatcctcaggtacctcaccaagatctatacatacaaagaaaatccTATATAACCAATCGATAACACGGTTGCACActttttttgagaaattcaacCACAATCTTAACCATTCCAGTCAGTCTGCAACGCTTCACCttatgcaatgctttcactacctcttctcttctcaccAAAGCAACTGCCATGATTCTCTCGCTTTGCATACCTCCTCGTAGATGGCGACGCTAGCCACTATTAGAATAAGGCTCCTGAGACATTTGGTGGGTCAAGTATGAGGCAAGAAGACTCTTCAACGCGGCTGTGTTGTCTCCTGCAGATCGTGGACACGGACTACCGGAGCTTCTCGTGCGTGTATTCCTGCCTCGAGTACTTTGGGTTCCGGGCCGAGTTCGCGTGGGTGTTCAGccgcacacccaccctccccgaCGACAAGATCAAGCGCTGTCACGACGCCTTCACCAGAATGAAGGTCGATCCGGAAAAGATGATCCCTATAGTTCAGGGTGAGGTAAGGCTCGTGTCGTGGCAACACTCCAACATCTGTAGGAACCAATGGACACCAGTCAATAGATTACGGTCGGGAAATTACCACTACACTTGTTAATAAACTGCTGTTTATAATGGTGTTTACCCGTCGCCAGGTGTGCCCGTACCACAGCAAGTTGCAGCAGATGTTGGCTGATAGTGAGCAGTACCTGCTGAACATCCTGGGACCCTACGTGCCGGCCCCGAGCACCACCACAGTCCTACCACCGCATCCAACTGTCGAGGGCGTCGACCAGGACAAGGTAGGAGGCCACACTCtcgccacaacacaacacttacTTGGTGGTTGCACTCCTGATGCCATGACTCCCACACAGGTGTAGATGAAGGTCGGTGTCTGGCATTCCCACTAACACGACAGTAGCCATGACTTCCTTACCTCCTGAGATTCGTCTCTTAATGACACGGTCATCATTAGATTCGTCTCTCAATCACAGATTCGTAATTCATTATTACAGCCGTTACCATAATCACAGTCACGGTCACAGTTATCATATAATTCTAATTGCCAATAACATCATTGTCATTCATGATAATTGTATCGAACTTACTGCCATCATTACCAATACAATTTGCAGGAGACATGACATAACTgcacacatacagtcacacacacacacacacacacacacacagaagttgtGTTGTTCAAGAACACACTAGAATAACTGACCTATTCATAGATCAGACATGAGACAATATACTATGTACTAAGCCATGAACAGATGATGAGtctatgtatgtaattacctaatcATATTGTACGGGTAAGGAGTTTTccattcgtggggcccccatttcttgaacaacCTCTACCATCATATAATTTTCCTAAGTTACTTATATGGTGTTGGCATCTACCAACgatcctcattcagtttatccaATTCATCTACTATTTCCATGCTATAAAAGTCCTTTTCAACATCCTCCTTAACAAATTGCTTCCACAATTTCCAGTTCTGGTCTCTGGGTGTTCTGTCTCTATATCTCCAGAAAAACTGTTCACAGCCTCCGTCATCAAcctgtttcaaaaacttaaagactgtgatcaagtcacccctcactcttctcttttccaagatcGAGCTAATCCAAAGCCTTTAACTGTAACTTTGCCCTCTTAATTTCGGattcatctttgttgctctcctctggaccttctctattagctctatgtgcttctttaggtaaggtgaccaaacttgaaagcataatctagttttggccttacgtatGATAAGAACAGCTTACTAAATGTTTCCTGTTTCGTATACTCGaaaactattctgatatttgccaggaaACAGTTTGTCTTCTTTACTGTTCTCCTAAAATGGGACCCTAGCGACAGATTACGGGTAATGTCTccctcacacagattcctgtagccTATTGCCtgttagatgataatcatattgaggccttcttttactgtgtcatacctttttacatttacttaggttgaatttcatgaaccacATATCATACCAACTGTGGAGTTTGCCTATGTCATCTTaaagtatatacaataccccttcactttccatttccctcatgaccattgcatcatctgcaaacacactcaGGTAAGACTCTGTACCTTCTGGCAGGTCATTCACATACATGAAGAGTAATAGTCGTaaaacagaaccctgcggcactccactggtggcctccacccatttcgagaaggcctttctgacatgtgtcctttgttccctcccactcaAATCATCTTCTATCCATCAGAGAAGTTCCCCTCTAACTCCTGTCTGGTGATACAGCTTCCTAAATATCCTTCCTTGCGGAACTGTATCAAATCCCTTCTCACAGTTCAGATACAAACAGTCAACCCAATCTTCCTTTTTGTCTATGACGGAGCCCACTTTGTGGTACAAATCTAAGAGGTTCTTTACATATGACCCCTTTTCCCTAAGACAATGTTGCCTCTTATCGGGGTAATTTCTCTTTTGTAGAAGGCCGTCCATCTACATTTTCATGATCTTTTCCATCACCTAATAGACGACACTCCTTAGGGAGACCGGCATGCAGATCAGCGCCTTTTCCATATCTCCTTACTTGTGTGGGTCAAAACCCTTTACTATTCCATTAAAGCCTTTTTCCAGACATATGAAATCCCTTTtgaaacctcctccccatctcatttcactggtgttgtggctatagtgccttccactgtgaaaacgctCGTGAACTTGTTATGCAGTTCCTCACACAACGTTTCCATCGCCCTTTTCAATTTTTCCCTCTTGAACCCCCTTGCCCTGATTTGCTGCTCTTTATTTGACGGTTAACTCTTGAAGAATCTAAGTTGTAGACTATCTTCTGCCTTATCCACAATATCATTCTCAAAGTTTTCCTGTTCTTCCTTCCTGATCCTGTTGTACTCAACCCTTCCTCTCTTATACCTTGCTGGCTGGAGTGTCGCCTGTATCTTCGTCATTGCACATGTCGAAACTCCCTTGCTTTATGAGATCTTGAAGCTCCCTTGCTTTATGACATCTTGACATCTTGGATAGAGTCATTCTTACCTCTTTCTTAGCCTTCCCTCTGTATTCAGAGATAGAGGTACAGAGGTTCCCActccactgtaaatttcacataaCTTCTCACTGCAAAACACTGGTTCCTGGCGATGAACTCTACTTCCAACTCTATTTTACCATGGAAATTAAGTTCGATGAAGTTTCCACGCCTATATCTCCTGTTCAAatcctgtctcatctctgctctttcaaGTTCCTTGTTTATCACGTATTCAAACCTAACCatcacttgatcactgtttcaaATTAGTGTATCACacgatattttcatgtttgtctagtaatgatggtgtatcagtccctctcatcctggtGTGTTCCCTCCTCTGCATCACTGACGATGGGAGTAGGTTTTAGTTCGTCGCGTTTTTATGGGTTAGCACTGGGACGGTAAAGGATGTCTTGGCAAGCAGAGGAGCACTTCGATTGCCTGACAGGATTTACTGATGGAGCAGAAGGGTTTGACGAGCTAGGAGGAGATACTTGCACAGTTGTCCAGGTGTATATGAACGTAGTGTGGAGAGCTCTAAAACCCTGAGTCAGGAGGGTGTCGAAGCCGGAAGGCAGGCTgggaggcaggtagtggtgggCCTGGGAGTTAGACTAGGGGAAGGTAGCACTGGGAGGTAGACTATGAAGCAGGTGGTACTGGGCCTTGGAGGCAGGTGGTAGCGGGccttggaggctggtggtagcGGGCCTTGgaggctggtgggaggtaggctgGGAGGCAGGTAGTGTCACGTTGGAGAGTCTCTAGCAGGTGGCGAGAGAGTGCCTGCTAAAAAGCTGAGCCTTTGGTACGAGTGTCGATCCTAGGTCCTTAGGTTATATGGCTGTGGAATAAGATTTGAGTCACAGGATTGAGTGCAGGGCGCAAGTGGCACATGATCC
This window encodes:
- the LOC139750389 gene encoding crustacyanin-A2 subunit-like, producing MTVPVTMEALGWAFLLVILARQTCAFIPDFLEMGSCAKVTLKPDFDPVKYTGLWFDIESVPNEYQYTKMCVTQNYTWTGQVMRVATRGLTQDETKVQQGAVMHPEQDPAHMTVEAAGVPEAPYQIVDTDYRSFSCVYSCLEYFGFRAEFAWVFSRTPTLPDDKIKRCHDAFTRMKVDPEKMIPIVQGEVCPYHSKLQQMLADSEQYLLNILGPYVPAPSTTTVLPPHPTVEGVDQDKVSNVSEAMPGHKRQPSDTQGKGAASPCGGWATFSTPACLLSLLLLPLLLA